The DNA sequence TGCAAATGCGAAATACTTTGCATTTGAAGCAGATGAATACGAACGTCATTTTATGCCTTATCATCCCGAATATTCAATTATCACGAATATTGACTTCGACCACCCAGATTATTTCACCAGCTTAGAAGATGTTTTCAATGCTTTTAATGATTATGCTAAGCAAGTTAGCAAAGGGTTATTTGTTTACGGTGAAGACAAAGAATTGCGCCGGGTCACAGCTAACGCTCCTATTTATTACTATGGCTTTAAGGAGGGTAATGACTTTATCGCTCATGATTTACTTCGTTCTACAACGGGTTCTAGCTTTAAAGTCTCTTTCCGTGGCGAAGAATTAGGAGAATTTAAGATTCCTAGCTTTGGTCGTCATAATATTATGAATGCAACAGCAGTTATTGGTTTGTTATACACCGCTGGATTTGATTTGAATTTAGTTCGGGAGCATTTAGTCACTTTTGGTGGTGTGAAACGTCGCTTCACTGAAAAAGTGGTCAATGGGACGACGATTATTGATGATTTTGCGCATCATCCAACTGAAATTATTGCGACTTTGGATGCAGCTCGCCAGAAATATCCAAGTAAAGAAATTGTTGCGATTTTCCAACCACATACTTTTACCAGAACCATTGCACTTTTGGACGAATTTGCCGAAGCCTTGAACCAAGCCGATGCTGTTTATTTGGCGCAAATCTATGGTTCTGCGCGTGAGGTGGATCACGGAGATGTCAAAGTAGAAGATTTAGCTGAAAAAATTATCAAAAAGGCAGAAATTATTACTGTTGACAATGTTTCGCCATTGTTAGAACACCCAAATGCTGTTTATGTTTTCATGGGAGCTGGGGATATTCAGACTTATGAATATTCTTTTGAACGTTTGCTATCCAATTTGACAAGCAATGTCCAGTAATCTAATACCACAAGTCACCCTTCGAGAAGCTTCTTTGGAAGATTGGAAGGCAATCGTTGCGATTGAGGAGGCGAATTTTTCCACAGAAGCAGCTGGTGCAGAAACAATCCAAAAATGGATTGAACAGGGTCAAACGAACTTTTTAATAGCGGAATTAAATGAGAAAATAGCTAGCTACCTTGTAGGGTCAGCCGTTTTTTCACGTCATTTGACAAAGGAAATGATAGACAATTCGTCAAAGTGGCAGCAAGATTCTGATTTTATGACGATTCAGCGCTTATCCAGTCATCCAGATTTTAAAGAGCAGGGACTGGGAACTTTGCTTTTAGCTGCTTGCAAAGAAATAGCTGTTGCACAAAATCAGAAAGGCCTTCAGCTGGTTTGTTCAGATGATTTGATTTCTTACTACGAAATGAATGCTTTCATAAATGAAGGAATTTCTGAAAGGGGAGATAGCCATGCTATTTTACATGAATTCGTTTGGGAAAATCCATATTTTAAGGAGGGAAAATGAAGATTAGACAGGCAAATTTATCAGATTTGGATGCTATTACGACTATTGAATGGGAAAACTTTGGACCAGAAGAAGCTCTGAGTCGAGATATTTTAGAAGCCCATATCCAAAAACTAACAACCAGTTTCTTAGTAGCTGAACGAGACGGTCAGATTTTAGGATACCTTGAAGGACCTGTTCGTCCAGAACGCCATTTAGTAGATCAATCCTTTACTTCTGAGGTAGAAGATTATAGTCATTTGACAGACCATTATATTTCGTTGACCAGTTTATCTATTGCTAAAAATGCTCAAAATATGGGGTTAGGTAGAAGTTTGTTGAATGCAATGAAGGATATTGCTGTTCGCGACCAGCGTTTGGGAATCAACTTAACCTGTCATGATTACTTGGTCACTTACTATGAAAAACATGGTTTTATCAACGAGGGTGTATCCCAATCTACTTATGCAGGTGAAGTTTGGTATGATATGCTTTGGAAAACTCCCAAATAGTGGAGAAAAGAATTGATTATTCTGTAGGATGCTTGAAAGAAAGGCATTCTCTTATTGCTTTTCTTTACCTTTTAAGATATAATAGTAGGGATATTGAACAAGGAGGTCAACTATTTGGCTGAAGATTCACAAGAAAAAGAAGGGCTGAGTTTTAAAGAACAGATTCTGCGCGACTTGGCTAAAGCAAAGGGAACTGAACAACCAAAACCTGTAGAAGAATCTAATGACTTGCAGGAAAAGTTAGGTTTGGGTCAATCTGTGCTTCCTTCTGCACAAGAAGAAGAGAAAGCAACCGCTTCTGAAACGGATATACCAAAAGTTCAAAAAGAAGAAAGTGGCGAACCAGAGCCAGCTCCTTTAGAAAGTCCTCTTCCAACCGTTGAACAAATAGAAGCCGAAGCAGTAGCTAGGGAAGAAGAAAAAGAGTTTAATACTCATACGACGAAAGTCCCTGTTTCTTACCCAACCAATCAAGCGGTTGAAGAAAGTAAAGCTCCGGAAGAATTGGTTCGACCTGTAGTTTACGGAACGGAGCAAGACACAAAGAAACTTTCCCGTTCAAATCGGACTGCTCAAACGATTAACACGAAGAAGCGTCAAAACAAAATCGCCGGAAAAATCGTCAAAACGGTCTTAATTTTACTGCTTTTAGGGATTGGTTTAACTGGTTTCTTTGCTTATCACTATGTTACCTCAGCTTTACAACCAGTTGATGCGAAAAATACAAAGTATGTGACGGTTAAGATTCCGACTGGGTCTAGCACCAAAGCAATTGGAACGGTCTTGGAAAAAGCTGGTTTGATCAAAAATGCTCAGATTTTTAGCTATTATGCTAAGTTTAATAACTATGCAGATTTCCAATCGGGTTATTACAATCTGCAAAAGAGCATGAGTTTGGATACGATTGCTAAAAAGCTACAGCAAGGTGGAACGGATACTCCGCAGGATCCCTCAATTGGAAAATTGACCATTCCAGAAGGATATACGATTGACCAAATTGCAAAAACGATTGCGAAGTTGAAGAAAAATAAATTGTCTTCGGATACGTTCTTAAAGAAAGTGCAAGATGATAATTTTATCACTCAGGAAGCTACAAAATATCCAAACTTATTAGGCAATTTAGCTAAAAAAGAGAGCGGTGTTAAGTATCGCTTAGAAGGCTATCTTTTCCCTGCTACTTACAATGTGACCGACAGCACAACTGCTGAAACGCTCATTGACCAAATGTTAGCAGCAATGGATAAAACCATGTCGCAATATTATGATGTTTTAGCTTCAAAGAACTTGACTGTGCACGATGTTTTGACAATTGCGTCCTTGGTTGAAAAAGAAGGTTCAACAG is a window from the Streptococcus anginosus subsp. whileyi MAS624 genome containing:
- the murC gene encoding UDP-N-acetylmuramate--L-alanine ligase; amino-acid sequence: MTKTYHFIGIKGSGMSALALMLHQMGHHVQGSDVEKYYFTQRGLEQAGIKILPFDEKNLQADVEVIAGNAFRPNNNIEIAYADANGISYKRYHEFLGTFMRDFVSMGVAGAHGKTSTTGMLAHVLSNITDTSYLIGDGTGRGSANAKYFAFEADEYERHFMPYHPEYSIITNIDFDHPDYFTSLEDVFNAFNDYAKQVSKGLFVYGEDKELRRVTANAPIYYYGFKEGNDFIAHDLLRSTTGSSFKVSFRGEELGEFKIPSFGRHNIMNATAVIGLLYTAGFDLNLVREHLVTFGGVKRRFTEKVVNGTTIIDDFAHHPTEIIATLDAARQKYPSKEIVAIFQPHTFTRTIALLDEFAEALNQADAVYLAQIYGSAREVDHGDVKVEDLAEKIIKKAEIITVDNVSPLLEHPNAVYVFMGAGDIQTYEYSFERLLSNLTSNVQ
- a CDS encoding GNAT family N-acetyltransferase — translated: MSSNLIPQVTLREASLEDWKAIVAIEEANFSTEAAGAETIQKWIEQGQTNFLIAELNEKIASYLVGSAVFSRHLTKEMIDNSSKWQQDSDFMTIQRLSSHPDFKEQGLGTLLLAACKEIAVAQNQKGLQLVCSDDLISYYEMNAFINEGISERGDSHAILHEFVWENPYFKEGK
- a CDS encoding GNAT family N-acetyltransferase — translated: MKIRQANLSDLDAITTIEWENFGPEEALSRDILEAHIQKLTTSFLVAERDGQILGYLEGPVRPERHLVDQSFTSEVEDYSHLTDHYISLTSLSIAKNAQNMGLGRSLLNAMKDIAVRDQRLGINLTCHDYLVTYYEKHGFINEGVSQSTYAGEVWYDMLWKTPK
- the mltG gene encoding endolytic transglycosylase MltG codes for the protein MAEDSQEKEGLSFKEQILRDLAKAKGTEQPKPVEESNDLQEKLGLGQSVLPSAQEEEKATASETDIPKVQKEESGEPEPAPLESPLPTVEQIEAEAVAREEEKEFNTHTTKVPVSYPTNQAVEESKAPEELVRPVVYGTEQDTKKLSRSNRTAQTINTKKRQNKIAGKIVKTVLILLLLGIGLTGFFAYHYVTSALQPVDAKNTKYVTVKIPTGSSTKAIGTVLEKAGLIKNAQIFSYYAKFNNYADFQSGYYNLQKSMSLDTIAKKLQQGGTDTPQDPSIGKLTIPEGYTIDQIAKTIAKLKKNKLSSDTFLKKVQDDNFITQEATKYPNLLGNLAKKESGVKYRLEGYLFPATYNVTDSTTAETLIDQMLAAMDKTMSQYYDVLASKNLTVHDVLTIASLVEKEGSTDQDRKNIASVFYNRLNQNMPLQSNIAILYAQGKLGQKTTLAEDAAIDTNIDSPYNVYKNTGLMPGPVDNPSLSAIEATVNPAKTDYLYFVANTETGNVYFANTYEEHEKNVQEHVNSKLTQSSSSN